A part of Lagopus muta isolate bLagMut1 chromosome 26, bLagMut1 primary, whole genome shotgun sequence genomic DNA contains:
- the ANKRD24 gene encoding ankyrin repeat domain-containing protein 24 isoform X1, whose protein sequence is MAARRLLLNTMKQICLCAAASFASQDWTKNDEKLLQAVDYNDAGKVASLLVRKGLVPTKLDSEGKSAFHLAATRGNADCLEAMLTHGVDAMTKDSSGYTALHLASKHGHPQCVSKLLQASCPVDVADSSGQTALHHAAISGCIPCSEILCDYKAPLNIKDKNGCTPLILAAKMSHSELCQYLLHRGAAINSRDLQGKTALMLACENGSVETVEVLINAGARVALVDSMGHDAAHYGLSTGNALIQHFLQEAAQRQSWASEEETSEQTSQTSSPSQSAGREKSNTPRKRKAPLPPPGTPGQEDQDAYEEIVRLRQERAQFLQKIRGLEQQEKERREQAELDKGSLRCMEKQIQELEERLAAREREKERLGKEVEALQSRLSSQENEKENTSYDIETLQDEEGELLEFPGAELLLSKKTLSPSAEELLATLQDQVQSLTMQNKELREKIQVLENFERDESDPSSPGDFVPASLYNSLKRELERLQAEGAERGRQSLATEPGGKGSKEQRSSTEHQVQSRCELRVPLQQPPSSPEERGTELAEARMALKQAQAALEEREQQVRELQGRLEAGGAQEEALREKAALLERCSRAEAVAEAMRCEMEAKTQSWRAGNAPEPGVPEQRMAELARQHGELTTQLGQLQEVLGRREAELESLREQLAARPVGRKEHEEVLARLQQAQREAKGQVSPEEHARATAALQQQLQALQQRADRLQAVAEAKGREAARLQAELATAVPRGEHEAAQEGLRAEAAALSQRLNELSRRHEKTCEEVFKVQRQALFMKSERQAAEERLAAVQQQLAEARDETRRLQDLHGHVEDSARLVRDRDRKITELSKEVFRLKEALNALPESKGVMQPPPETAAMQSRIRALEEKLAVGIRVPGGFPGPHPEPKAACSLSGDGAAAQQGGQAVPEPPALRSASELGHGSGDNAIGDYCTMREPVPRGGSKGSTDCQLTELLNVSSASGPHG, encoded by the exons ATGGCtgcccgccgcctcctcctcaACACCATGAAGCAGATCTGCCTCTGTGCCGCTGCCTCCTTTGCG AGTCAGGACTGGACCAAGAACGATGAGAAGCTCCTGCAAGCTGTGGACTACAACGATGCTGGAAAGGTGGCATCCCTCCTCGTCCGCAAGGGCCTGGTCCCCACCAAGCTGGATTCTGAGGGCAAATCTGC GTTTCATCTGGCTGCCACACGGGGGAATGCAGACTGCCTTGAAGCCATGCTAACTCACGGTGTGGATGCCATGACCAAAGACAGCTCGG GTTACACTGCCCTGCACCTGGCATCCAAGCACGGCCACCCACAATGTGTCAGCAAGCTGCTGCAG GCCTCCTGCCCTGTGGATGTAGCTGACAGCAGTGGCCAGACGGCGCTGCACCATGCAG CAATCAGTGGCTGCATCCCGTGCTCAGAGATCCTCTGCGATTACAAAGCTCCCCTGAACATTAAGGATAAG AATGGCTGCACGCCGTTGATCCTTGCTGCCAAAATGAGCCACTCAGAGCTCTGCCAGTACCTGCTGCACCGTGGAGCAGCCATCAACAGCCGGGACCTGCAGGGGAA GACAGCCCTGATGCTGGCCTGTGAGAATGGCAGCGTGGAGACCGTGGAGGTGCTCATCAATGCTGGTGCACGGGTGGCCTTGGTGGACTCGATGGGCCACGATGCTGCACACTACGGCCTGTCCACGGGCAACGCTCTCATCCAGCACTTCCTGCAAGAGGCTGCTCAGCGCCAGTCCTGGGCCAGTG AAGAGGAGACATCTGAGCAGACGTCCCAG ACATCTTCACCCAGCCAGTcagcaggcagagagaaaagcaacacTCCGAGGAAGAGGAAAGCTCCCCTGCCTCCCCCAGGTACCCCAGGCCAG GAGGACCAGGATGCTTACGAGGAGATTGTGAGGCTGCGGCAGGAGAGGGCACAGTTCTTGCAGAAAATCCGGGGCttggagcagcaggagaaggagagaCGAGAG caggcagagctggatAAAGGCTCCCTACGCTGCATGGAGAAGCAG ATCcaagagctggaggagaggcTGGCAGCAcgggaaagagagaaggaacgGCTGGGGAAGGAGGTGGAGGCTCTGCAGAGCCGTTTGTCCTCGCAGGAG aatgagaaggaaaacacGAGCTACGACATCGAGACGCTGCAGGACGAGGAGGGAGAGCTGCTCGAGTTCCCAG gggcagagctgctgctctccaagAAGACTCTGAGCCCTTcggctgaggagctgctggccaCGCTGCAGGACCAGGTGCAGTCCCTCACCATGCAGAACAAGGAGCTGAGGGAGAAGATACAG GTCCTGGAGAACTTCGAGCGGGACGAGAGTGACCCATCTTCCCCTGGGGACTTTGTGCCTGCCAGCCTCTACAACTCCCTCAAGCGTGAGCTGGAGAGGCTGCAGGCTGAGGGTGCTGAGCGTGGGAGGCAGAGCCTTGCAACAGAGCCAGGTGGAAagggcagcaaggagcagcggtccagcactgagcaccagGTCCAGAGCCGCTGTGAGCTGCGGGTGCCACTCCAGCAGCCTCCCTCCAGCCCCGAGGAACGTGGCACTGAGCTGGCCGAGGCTCGGATGGCCCTGAAGCAGGCACAGGCAGCGCTGGAGGAGCGAGAGCAGCAGgtgagggagctgcagggccgCTTGGAGGCTGGTGGTGCCCAAGAGGAGGCACTGCGGGAGAAGGCGGCCCTGCTGGAGCGCTGCAGCCGAGCAGAAGCAGTGGCGGAAGCGATGAGATGTGAGATGGAAGCCAAGACACAGAGCTGGCGGGCAGGCAACGCACCTGAGCCAGGAGTGCCAGAGCAGCGCATGGCCGAGCTGGCAAGGCAACACGGGGAGCTGACAACCCAGCTGGGGCAGCTGCAAGAGGTGCTGGGCCGCAGGGAGGCCGAGCTGGAGAGCCTGCgagagcagctggcagcccgGCCAGTGGGACGGAAGGAGCACGAGGAGGTGCTGGCCCGGCTGCAGCAGGCGCAGAGGGAAGCCAAGGGCCAGGTGTCTCCAGAGGAACACGCTCGGGCCACGGCGGcgttgcagcagcagctgcaggcactgcagcagcgGGCAGATCGGCTGCAAGCTGTGGCAGAAGCCAAAGGACGCGAGGCTGCGAGGCTGCAGGCCGAGCTGGCGACGGCGGTGCCACGTGGGGAGCACGAGGCGGCgcaggaggggctgagggcCGAGGCGGCGGCGTTGAGCCAGAGGTTGAATGAGCTGTCGCGACGGCACGAGAAGACGTGCGAGGAGGTTTTCAAGGTGCAAAGGCAGGCGTTGTTCATGAAGAGTGAGAGGCAGGCAGCCGAGGAGCGGCTGGCCgcggtgcagcagcagctggccgAAGCACGAGATGAAACACGGCGCTTGCAGGACCTCCATGGCCATGTAGAGGACTCAGCCCGGTTGGTCAGGGACAGGGATAGGAAG ATCACTGAGCTCTCCAAGGAGGTCTTCAGGCTGAAGGAGGCCCTGAATGCTCTCCCAGAGTCCAAGGGAGTGATGCAACCCCCCCCCGAAACTGCTGCCATGCAGTCCAGGATCCGGGCACTGGAGGAGAAGCTGGCGGTGGGTATCAGGGTGCCTGGTGGGTTCCCAGGTCCTCACCCCGAGCCCAAGGCTGCTTGCTCTCTTTCAGGAGacggagctgcagcacagcaaggtgGTCAAGCTGTACCGGAGCCACCTGCTCTACGCAGTGCAAGTGAGCTGGGACATGGCAGTGGGGACAATGCCATAGGGGACTACTGCACCATGCGTGAACCAGTGCCCAGGGGTGGCAGCAAGGGATCCACAGACTGCCAACTCACTGAGCTCCTGAATGTCTCTTCTGCCTCAGGGCCACATGGATGA
- the ANKRD24 gene encoding ankyrin repeat domain-containing protein 24 isoform X2: MAARRLLLNTMKQICLCAAASFASQDWTKNDEKLLQAVDYNDAGKVASLLVRKGLVPTKLDSEGKSAFHLAATRGNADCLEAMLTHGVDAMTKDSSGYTALHLASKHGHPQCVSKLLQASCPVDVADSSGQTALHHAAISGCIPCSEILCDYKAPLNIKDKNGCTPLILAAKMSHSELCQYLLHRGAAINSRDLQGKTALMLACENGSVETVEVLINAGARVALVDSMGHDAAHYGLSTGNALIQHFLQEAAQRQSWASEEETSEQTSQTSSPSQSAGREKSNTPRKRKAPLPPPGTPGQEDQDAYEEIVRLRQERAQFLQKIRGLEQQEKERREQAELDKGSLRCMEKQIQELEERLAAREREKERLGKEVEALQSRLSSQENEKENTSYDIETLQDEEGELLEFPGAELLLSKKTLSPSAEELLATLQDQVQSLTMQNKELREKIQVLENFERDESDPSSPGDFVPASLYNSLKRELERLQAEGAERGRQSLATEPGGKGSKEQRSSTEHQVQSRCELRVPLQQPPSSPEERGTELAEARMALKQAQAALEEREQQVRELQGRLEAGGAQEEALREKAALLERCSRAEAVAEAMRCEMEAKTQSWRAGNAPEPGVPEQRMAELARQHGELTTQLGQLQEVLGRREAELESLREQLAARPVGRKEHEEVLARLQQAQREAKGQVSPEEHARATAALQQQLQALQQRADRLQAVAEAKGREAARLQAELATAVPRGEHEAAQEGLRAEAAALSQRLNELSRRHEKTCEEVFKVQRQALFMKSERQAAEERLAAVQQQLAEARDETRRLQDLHGHVEDSARLVRDRDRKITELSKEVFRLKEALNALPESKGVMQPPPETAAMQSRIRALEEKLAETELQHSKVVKLYRSHLLYAVQGHMDEDVQRLLCQILKMQRLQEQGR, translated from the exons ATGGCtgcccgccgcctcctcctcaACACCATGAAGCAGATCTGCCTCTGTGCCGCTGCCTCCTTTGCG AGTCAGGACTGGACCAAGAACGATGAGAAGCTCCTGCAAGCTGTGGACTACAACGATGCTGGAAAGGTGGCATCCCTCCTCGTCCGCAAGGGCCTGGTCCCCACCAAGCTGGATTCTGAGGGCAAATCTGC GTTTCATCTGGCTGCCACACGGGGGAATGCAGACTGCCTTGAAGCCATGCTAACTCACGGTGTGGATGCCATGACCAAAGACAGCTCGG GTTACACTGCCCTGCACCTGGCATCCAAGCACGGCCACCCACAATGTGTCAGCAAGCTGCTGCAG GCCTCCTGCCCTGTGGATGTAGCTGACAGCAGTGGCCAGACGGCGCTGCACCATGCAG CAATCAGTGGCTGCATCCCGTGCTCAGAGATCCTCTGCGATTACAAAGCTCCCCTGAACATTAAGGATAAG AATGGCTGCACGCCGTTGATCCTTGCTGCCAAAATGAGCCACTCAGAGCTCTGCCAGTACCTGCTGCACCGTGGAGCAGCCATCAACAGCCGGGACCTGCAGGGGAA GACAGCCCTGATGCTGGCCTGTGAGAATGGCAGCGTGGAGACCGTGGAGGTGCTCATCAATGCTGGTGCACGGGTGGCCTTGGTGGACTCGATGGGCCACGATGCTGCACACTACGGCCTGTCCACGGGCAACGCTCTCATCCAGCACTTCCTGCAAGAGGCTGCTCAGCGCCAGTCCTGGGCCAGTG AAGAGGAGACATCTGAGCAGACGTCCCAG ACATCTTCACCCAGCCAGTcagcaggcagagagaaaagcaacacTCCGAGGAAGAGGAAAGCTCCCCTGCCTCCCCCAGGTACCCCAGGCCAG GAGGACCAGGATGCTTACGAGGAGATTGTGAGGCTGCGGCAGGAGAGGGCACAGTTCTTGCAGAAAATCCGGGGCttggagcagcaggagaaggagagaCGAGAG caggcagagctggatAAAGGCTCCCTACGCTGCATGGAGAAGCAG ATCcaagagctggaggagaggcTGGCAGCAcgggaaagagagaaggaacgGCTGGGGAAGGAGGTGGAGGCTCTGCAGAGCCGTTTGTCCTCGCAGGAG aatgagaaggaaaacacGAGCTACGACATCGAGACGCTGCAGGACGAGGAGGGAGAGCTGCTCGAGTTCCCAG gggcagagctgctgctctccaagAAGACTCTGAGCCCTTcggctgaggagctgctggccaCGCTGCAGGACCAGGTGCAGTCCCTCACCATGCAGAACAAGGAGCTGAGGGAGAAGATACAG GTCCTGGAGAACTTCGAGCGGGACGAGAGTGACCCATCTTCCCCTGGGGACTTTGTGCCTGCCAGCCTCTACAACTCCCTCAAGCGTGAGCTGGAGAGGCTGCAGGCTGAGGGTGCTGAGCGTGGGAGGCAGAGCCTTGCAACAGAGCCAGGTGGAAagggcagcaaggagcagcggtccagcactgagcaccagGTCCAGAGCCGCTGTGAGCTGCGGGTGCCACTCCAGCAGCCTCCCTCCAGCCCCGAGGAACGTGGCACTGAGCTGGCCGAGGCTCGGATGGCCCTGAAGCAGGCACAGGCAGCGCTGGAGGAGCGAGAGCAGCAGgtgagggagctgcagggccgCTTGGAGGCTGGTGGTGCCCAAGAGGAGGCACTGCGGGAGAAGGCGGCCCTGCTGGAGCGCTGCAGCCGAGCAGAAGCAGTGGCGGAAGCGATGAGATGTGAGATGGAAGCCAAGACACAGAGCTGGCGGGCAGGCAACGCACCTGAGCCAGGAGTGCCAGAGCAGCGCATGGCCGAGCTGGCAAGGCAACACGGGGAGCTGACAACCCAGCTGGGGCAGCTGCAAGAGGTGCTGGGCCGCAGGGAGGCCGAGCTGGAGAGCCTGCgagagcagctggcagcccgGCCAGTGGGACGGAAGGAGCACGAGGAGGTGCTGGCCCGGCTGCAGCAGGCGCAGAGGGAAGCCAAGGGCCAGGTGTCTCCAGAGGAACACGCTCGGGCCACGGCGGcgttgcagcagcagctgcaggcactgcagcagcgGGCAGATCGGCTGCAAGCTGTGGCAGAAGCCAAAGGACGCGAGGCTGCGAGGCTGCAGGCCGAGCTGGCGACGGCGGTGCCACGTGGGGAGCACGAGGCGGCgcaggaggggctgagggcCGAGGCGGCGGCGTTGAGCCAGAGGTTGAATGAGCTGTCGCGACGGCACGAGAAGACGTGCGAGGAGGTTTTCAAGGTGCAAAGGCAGGCGTTGTTCATGAAGAGTGAGAGGCAGGCAGCCGAGGAGCGGCTGGCCgcggtgcagcagcagctggccgAAGCACGAGATGAAACACGGCGCTTGCAGGACCTCCATGGCCATGTAGAGGACTCAGCCCGGTTGGTCAGGGACAGGGATAGGAAG ATCACTGAGCTCTCCAAGGAGGTCTTCAGGCTGAAGGAGGCCCTGAATGCTCTCCCAGAGTCCAAGGGAGTGATGCAACCCCCCCCCGAAACTGCTGCCATGCAGTCCAGGATCCGGGCACTGGAGGAGAAGCTGGCG GAGacggagctgcagcacagcaaggtgGTCAAGCTGTACCGGAGCCACCTGCTCTACGCAGTGCAA GGCCACATGGATGAGGACGTGCAGAGGCTGCTGTGCCAGATCCTGAAGatgcagaggctgcaggagcagggcagatGA